In the Bernardetia sp. genome, TAGAAAATCTAACAGGCATTAGAGCGCATACTATCAGAATGTGGGAACAACGTTATGAACTTGTAACTCCAAAACGAACAGATACAAATATTCGCTATTACGATTCTGAAGACTTGAAATATATGCTCAATGTAGCATTACTTAATAACAATGGTGTTCGTATTTCGAAAATTGCTAAAATGTCGCAGGATGAAGTATATGTAAAAGTAAGAGAAACACTTTCAAGAACTTCTGATTACCAATCTCAGATTAGCGCACTTACAGCTGCTACCATTGATATCAATGAAGAACAGTTTGAGCGAATTATGTCTACAAGTATTCTGCAATTTGGATTTGAAAAAACAATGCTCAATATCATTTATCCTTTTCTTAGCCGAATAGGAATGCTTTGGACAACTAATGCCATCAATCCAGCACAAGAACACTTTATTACTGGGCTTATTCGTCAAAAAATAATTGTTGCTATAGACGGACAGTACAGAGACAAAGCCTCTGGCACAGGGAAAAAATATA is a window encoding:
- a CDS encoding MerR family transcriptional regulator — protein: MTVRDTNTYSIRDLENLTGIRAHTIRMWEQRYELVTPKRTDTNIRYYDSEDLKYMLNVALLNNNGVRISKIAKMSQDEVYVKVRETLSRTSDYQSQISALTAATIDINEEQFERIMSTSILQFGFEKTMLNIIYPFLSRIGMLWTTNAINPAQEHFITGLIRQKIIVAIDGQYRDKASGTGKKYILFLPSGELHEISLLFSYYLLKVRGNEVIYLGQNLPLKDLQEVYYTHRPATLVTIITSSPSANAVEEYLFEIGERFPDADILVSGFQVMGQDYKTSKNVYILQKPQDLIAYSQEKATE